CATGTGCCGGAGGGGGCGGAGCGCTTCTACAGCGAGCGCATCCTGCGCATGCCCGGCGCCTTCATTGCCTACGATCCGCCGCCGGACGCGCCGGAGCCCGGCCCGCCGCCCTGCCTGACCGGCCAGCCCGTCACCTTCGGCGCCTTCAACATCCTGACCAAGCTGACGGACGAGGTTCTCGCCACCTGGGCCGCCCTGCTCGCCCGCGTGCCCGAGTCGCGCCTGTTGATGAAGACCAAGGCGCTGTCCTGCCCCGAAACCGCCGCCCATTGGCAAGGACGGCTGGCCGCGGCGGGCATCGCGCCGGAGCGGCTGATCCTGGCCGGGGCGACCGCCAGCCGCGAGCATATGGGCTGGTGCGCCCGCGTGGACGTGGCGCTGGATCCCTTCCCCTTCGCCGGCAGCACGACGACGCTGGAGACGCTGTGGATGGGGGTGCCGGTCATCACCCTGCACGGCGACACCTTCTCCAGCCGCCATTCGCTGGCTTTCCTGAGCGTGGCGGGGGTCGAGGACTGCGTCGCCCGCGACCCGGCGGACTATGTGGACCTTGCCGCCGGCTGGGCGGCCGACCCGGACCGGCTGGCGGCGCTGCGCCGGACCCTGCGCCCGCGCATGGCGAACGGACCGCTGTGCGACGGGCGGATGTTGGCCGAAGCGCTGGCGACGTCTCTGCGCGACCTGACGACGGTCACCTAGCCTTTCCGGATAGGACGGCACCAATCGCTAAATTTGGGGTTGTTTGTCCGCCGGTTTTTCGTCACACCTTGTATATCAGATTCATTTAGGGTCGCCACGCCCAGGGAGGTCCTGGATGCTGAACCTTTCGGCTGTCCGCACCGCCATCGAGGATGTGGAGCAGGCCATCGCCGCGATGCTGGCGCCGGAAACGCTGGCCGCCAAGACGGTGGCCGCCAACCGGCGGGCGCTGGCGCGGCTCTACACCGCCTATGCCCAGGGCATTCTCAAACGGCACGGCATCGCCGTGGATCTGGACGATGTCTGCGGTCAATGCTGCCGCGACTGCCCGGATGGACACTGCGCCCGGCTTCCCTGCTGAGTCACTTTTCCCCGATGAAGCGGACCCAGGGGAAATCCAGAACGTCGAAGCAGCGCACCCGCAGCTCCCGCCGCAGCGCGTCGCACACCGCGAAGGGCGCGGCCTGATCCAGCATCCAGAATCCGCGCCCCTCGCGCAGGAAGGCCCCGATGTAGGCCGCGGTCAGCGCCAGGAAGGCACGGCCCCGCAGGGTCGGCTGGAACGCCGCGAAGCAGACCGTGATCTCCCGCGTCGGGCCGCGCCAGCGGGCGTCGCGCAGCAACCCGACGTCGCTCCCCTCCAGCAGCGCCACCAGCCCTTCCAGCCCCCCGGCCGTCCCCTCGGCCGCCCCCTCGGTCAGCGTGCAATCGGCGTCCAGATGCAGCAGGGGCCGCCCCCAGCGCGTCATCAGCTGGTGCCAGCGCAGGAAGCGGATGCAGGCGTAGTAGGTGGTGCGCCGATGGTCGTCCCAACCCGTGAAGTCCACTGCCTCCCGGCTCCAGCCCAGCGGCAGGCGGTCCCGCCGCCGGGCGAGGTCGGCCAGCGTCTCCGGCGAGGGGTTCACCACATGGACATGGACCGCCACGCCGTCCGCCTGCGCCTCCACCGAATCGAGCAGGCTCATGGCGAAGCGCCGGTAATAGCCGTCGTCGCAGGACACCGCCAGAACCGGCCCGCTCCCGGCCGGCGGTTCGGCCAGCAGCTCCAGCGACGGGAAGGCGTCCAGCAGGGCGTCGGCGTCGGGCAGCCCGTCCAGCGCCCGGCGGCCGGCCCGCACCATCGACCACAGGCGCAGCTCGAAGTCCGCCGCCACCTCCGCCGCCGTGAATCTCCGGGCGACGCGCCGCATGAAGCGGCTGGCGAGATCCGTCCGCCCCCGCCGGTAGCAGCGGTAGGCGACCACCGCCGCCGCCCGCGTGTCGCGCGGGGTCCGGCGCAGCACCGCCAGGGCGGTGCGGGCGGCGCGGTCCAGCAGCCATTCCGGCGCCTGCCCGGCCTGGACGAGCGAAAGCGCCGCCCCGATCAGCGCGTCCGCCGCCGCCCCGTGCCGCGGATCGGCGGCCAGGGCGTGGCCCAGGGCGCGGACCGCGCGCTCCACCAAATCCGGGTCGAGACGCCGGGCGTGCGACAGCGGGCGGTCCAGACCGGCGGCGGCGAGCGCGCTCACCGCGGCGTTGTGGAGAGCGTCGGGATGGGCGGGCGCCAGGGCCACCGCCTGCCGGCGCAGCCGCGCCGCCTCCTCCGTCCGGCCCAGCGCGGCCAGGGCGTTGGCGCGGTTGATGCGCGCCTCCGCGAAGTCGGGCCGCCGGGCCAGCGCCTGGGCGAAGGCGGCGGCGGCGCCCGCCGCGTCCCCGCGCTCCAGCCGCAGCGTGCCCAGCGTGAAGGCGGCCTGGACATCCGCCGGGTCGAGCGCCGCCGTGCGGGCGAAGGCGCGCTCCGCCGCGTCGGCCTGCCCCGCCGCGCGCAGGGTACGCGCCAGATTGCCGAGGAAATCGGCGTCGCCGGGCAGCAGCGCCACGGCGCGGCGCAGCAGCGGCAGGGCC
This genomic stretch from Azospirillum sp. TSH58 harbors:
- a CDS encoding tetratricopeptide repeat protein translates to MVTLRDALAAAVGHHQAGRLDAARPLYHSILRGQPGHPDALHLLGVLESQSGRLQAALPLLRRAVALLPGDADFLGNLARTLRAAGQADAAERAFARTAALDPADVQAAFTLGTLRLERGDAAGAAAAFAQALARRPDFAEARINRANALAALGRTEEAARLRRQAVALAPAHPDALHNAAVSALAAAGLDRPLSHARRLDPDLVERAVRALGHALAADPRHGAAADALIGAALSLVQAGQAPEWLLDRAARTALAVLRRTPRDTRAAAVVAYRCYRRGRTDLASRFMRRVARRFTAAEVAADFELRLWSMVRAGRRALDGLPDADALLDAFPSLELLAEPPAGSGPVLAVSCDDGYYRRFAMSLLDSVEAQADGVAVHVHVVNPSPETLADLARRRDRLPLGWSREAVDFTGWDDHRRTTYYACIRFLRWHQLMTRWGRPLLHLDADCTLTEGAAEGTAGGLEGLVALLEGSDVGLLRDARWRGPTREITVCFAAFQPTLRGRAFLALTAAYIGAFLREGRGFWMLDQAAPFAVCDALRRELRVRCFDVLDFPWVRFIGEK